In a genomic window of Quercus lobata isolate SW786 chromosome 4, ValleyOak3.0 Primary Assembly, whole genome shotgun sequence:
- the LOC115985422 gene encoding zingipain-2-like, whose translation MALTLGKKLITVMLLVLGTWISKSLSRTLLEESFVERHEQWMTQHGRNYVDDAEKKRRLKIFKDNVEYIDKVNNQGNRTYRLSVNEFADLTNEEFIATHTGYKISTQPSSSPKNTFRYGNLSRIPMTMDWREKGAVTPIKSQGQYCGSCWAFSAVAAVEGIYQIKTGNLISLSEQQLVDCVVEGNSGCNGGGVVSYAFTYIIQNQGLATEENYPYEAMDGTCDQEKASINAARISEFVILPSNNELAILQAVATQPVSVSLDATGHDLQFYASGVFSGQCGTNLSHDVTAIGYGTSEDGTKYWLIKNSWGTNWGENGYMRIQRDSGAPEGLCGIAMQASYPVV comes from the exons ATGGCTTTAACACTAGGGAAAAAACTTATCACAGTCATGTTGTTGGTTTTAGGGACTTGGATATCTAAATCCTTGTCCCGTACATTACTTGAAGAATCCTTTGTTGAGAGACATGAGCAATGGATGACTCAGCATGGACGTAACTACGTAGATGATGCTGAGAAGAAAAGGCGTTTGAAGATATTCAAGGACAATGTGGAGTATATAGACAAAGTCAATAATCAAGGGAATCGCACTTACAGGTTAAGTGTCAATGAATTTGCAGACTTAACGAATGAAGAATTCATTGCCACTCATACTGGATACAAGATTTCCACCCAACCAAGTTCATCACCTAAAAACACTTTTAGATATGGAAACCTAAGCAGAATTCCAATGACTATGGATTGGAGAGAGAAAGGAGCTGTAACCCCCATTAAGAGCCAAGGCCAGTACTGTG GAAGTTGCTGGGCCTTTTCAGCAGTAGCAGCAGTAGAGGGGATCTATCAGATCAAAACTGGCAACTTGATCTCCCTTTCGGAGCAACAACTAGTGGACTGTGTCGTGGAAGGCAATTCTGGGTGCAATGGTGGTGGTGTCGTGAGTTATGCctttacatatataatacaaaacCAAGGACTAGCCACTGAAGAAAATTACCCATATGAGGCTATGGATGGAACTTGTGACCAAGAAAAGGCATCTATTAACGCAGCTCGCATAAGTGAATTTGTAATCTTACCTTCCAATAATGAGTTAGCAATACTACAAGCAGTGGCCACACAGCCAGTTTCAGTTTCCCTCGACGCTACTGGTCATGACTTGCAGTTTTATGCCAGCGGAGTTTTCAGCGGACAATGTGGGACCAATTTAAGTCATGATGTTACTGCAATTGGGTATGGAACCAGTGAAGATGGTACCAAGTATTGGTTAATTAAGAATTCATGGGGCACCAATTGGGGTGAGAATGGCTATATGAGGATTCAAAGAGATAGTGGAGCTCCAGAAGGTCTTTGTGGCATTGCCATGCAAGCTTCCTATCCAGTTGTTTAG